One part of the Rutidosis leptorrhynchoides isolate AG116_Rl617_1_P2 chromosome 1, CSIRO_AGI_Rlap_v1, whole genome shotgun sequence genome encodes these proteins:
- the LOC139881440 gene encoding cinnamoyl-CoA reductase-like SNL6 — translation MAPAPAVEYDGSSSCYKRVCVMDAGGTLGSALVHTLLQRGYFVHAAIHTQVEMKPVIGDSKNLRVFETDPLDYHSIVKALEGCYGLFYSFEPPTDQPCYDESMAEMEVRAAHNVLEACAQIDTIDKIVFTSSVTACIWRDPSDSTSSSPDVDERNWSDVNFCKKFKLWHGLSKTLAEKTAWALAMDRGLSMVSINAGLLLSPDLTITHPYLKGAAEMYEDGVFVTVDLKFLVDSHICVFEDVSVYGRYLCFNHVINCNEDAVKLAQILLPPDVSSLPPSMTVGESRLVPQRISNKKINKLLVDFDCNSYA, via the exons ATGGCACCTGCTCCTGCAGTTGAATATGATGGATCTTCCTCTTGTTACAAAAGGGTTTGTGTAATGGATGCTGGGGGTACTTTAGGTTCTGCACTTGTTCATACTCTTCTTCAAAGGGGTTATTTTGTTCATGCTGCAATTCATACTCAAG TTGAGATGAAGCCTGTGATTGGCGATAGCAAGAATTTGAGAGTGTTTGAAACAGACCCATTGGACTATCATAGTATAGTGAAAGCTTTAGAAGGATGTTATGGCTTGTTTTATTCATTTGAGCCACCAACTGATCAGCCTTGTTATGAT GAATCGATGGCGGAAATGGAGGTAAGGGCTGCACATAATGTATTGGAAGCGTGCGCCCAAATCGATACAATCGACAAAATCGTATTTACTTCGTCTGTTACTGCCTGTATTTGGAGAGACCCAAGTGACTCAACATCTTCATCACCTGATGTTGATGAACGAAACTGGAGCGATGttaatttttgcaagaaatttaaG TTATGGCATGGGTTATCAAAAACGTTAGCAGAGAAAACGGCGTGGGCGCTAGCTATGGACCGAGGGTTGAGCATGGTATCTATAAATGCAGGATTATTGCTCAGCCCTGATCTCACCATTACGCATCCGTACTTAAAAGGTGCAGCCGAGATGTATGAAGATGGGGTTTTTGTTACGGTTGACCTTAAATTCTTGGTTGATTCTCATATATGTGTATTTGAAGACGTTTCTGTCTATGGTCGATATTTGTGCTTCAATCATGTCATCAATTGCAATGAGGACGCCGTTAAACTCGCCCAGATCCTATTACCTCCGGACGTATCTTCACTTCCACCTAG TATGACTGTAGGGGAGAGCAGATTGGTGCCACAAAGGATAAGCAACAAGAAGATCAACAAACTGTTGGTTGACTTTGACTGCAACTCATATGCATAG